A section of the Hevea brasiliensis isolate MT/VB/25A 57/8 chromosome 17, ASM3005281v1, whole genome shotgun sequence genome encodes:
- the LOC110652764 gene encoding putative vesicle-associated membrane protein 726: MGQQSLIYSFVSCGNVILAEYTEFSGNFNSIAFQCLRKLPTTNNKFTDNCDAHSFNYLVDNGYTMGRGRKRQLPELTLDVSTELPEIDGNSPECCGSKAGQGGGDVLPHGKEQSTENKSTTV, encoded by the exons ATGGGCCAGCAATCGTTGATCTACTCATTCGTTTCATGTGGAAATGTGATTCTTGCTGAGTACACAGAATTCAGTGGCAATTTCAATTCCATAGCGTTTCAGTGCCTCCGGAAGCTCCCTACCACCAACAATAAGTTTACTGACAACTGCGATGCCCACTCCTTCAATTACCTCGTCGACAATGGCTACA CCATGGGACGTGGTAGAAAGCGGCAGCTACCGGAGTTAACCCTCGATGTATCGACGGAACTGCCAGAAATCGACGGCAATTCCCCGGAGTGTTGTGGATCCAAGGCGGGACAAGGAGGCGGCGATGTTTTGCCACATGGAAAGGAGCAATCTACGGAAAATAAGAGCACTACAGTGTAA